In Zingiber officinale cultivar Zhangliang chromosome 6A, Zo_v1.1, whole genome shotgun sequence, a single genomic region encodes these proteins:
- the LOC121997960 gene encoding uncharacterized protein LOC121997960 isoform X3 — protein sequence MEAKENGEKVSCEYKLRENPLRRKEKVFVGCGAGFGGDRPQAALKLLRTVKELDYLVLECLAERTLAERYQLMMSGGKVSDWMSMLLPLAVERGTCIITNMGAVDPLGAQQVVLDLTTKLGFDITIAAVYEIFKETSGFPVLSQKLYPLYATGQAMRDELEKLYFNDKSFLHVKGVSTYMGAAPIVECLERYKPHVVITSRVADAALFLAPMVYELGWNWNDFSELAQGALAGHLLECGCQLTGGYFMHPAGDKNREFSIEQILNLSLPYAEIGYKGEVCLAKAEGSGGLLNSSTCAEQLLYEVRDPSSYITPDVVIDLRNVCFSSLSNDKVLCCGAKPSSIPFPDKLLQLVPNDCGWKGWGEISYGGFGCIRRAEVAEFLVRSWVEEAYPGISDSIISYIIGHDSLKATRASQSVSFVEPVDVRLRMDGLFNLKEHAMCLVQEFTALYTNGPAAGGGICTGHKREIILHKKLVERESIFWRTEIKKSESKQPSKKDDLHDHPDRMNITREENEVLLPSNNSITDPMSSAPAEPTQPNKKIPLYKLAHSRAGDKGNDLNFSIIPHLPNDIDKLKQLLTADWVKHVVSSLLDISSFPNSKAIEQRNKQMEQVNVEIYEVPGIHSLNIVVRNILDGGVNCSRRIDRHGKTISDLILCQEVSWPPLTSEDV from the exons ATGGAAGCGAAGGAGAACGGTGAAAAAGTCAGCTGCGAGTATAAATTG AGGGAAAATCCTTTGAGGAGGAAAGAGAAGGTTTTTGTTGGTTGTGGGGCGGGTTTTGGTGGAGATAGACCGCAGGCAGCACTCAAATTGCTCCGAACTGTTAAAGAACTTGATTATCTTGTGCTTGAATGTTTGGCTGAAAGAACACTTGCCGAGCGATATCAACTTATGATGTCTGGAGGAAAAG TATCGGATTGGATGTCAATGCTTCTACCTTTGGCTGTAGAAAGAGGAACTTGTATAATAACTAACATGGGTGCAG TGGATCCTCTTGGCGCACAACAAGTGGTGCTTGACCTTACAACAAAACTTGGATTTGATATAACTATTGCAGCTGTTTATGAAATTTTTAAGGAGACATCAG GATTCCCCGTACTATCTCAGAAACTTTATCCGCTATATGCAACAGGGCAGGCTATGAGAGATGAATTGGAAAAATTATACTTTAATGACAAATCG TTTTTACATGTGAAAGGCGTAAGCACTTACATGGGAGCCGCTCCAATAGTTGAATGTCTTGAGAGGTACAAGCCCCATGTTGTCATTACTTCGAGGGTTGCTGATGCTGCACTATTCTTAGCTCCAATG GTCTATGAACTAGGATGGAATTGGAACGATTTCAGTGAGCTAGCACAGGGGGCTCTGGCTGGCCATCTTCTTGAGTGTGGTTGTCAACTCACAGGTGGATATTTTATGCATCCAG CAGGAGACAAGAATCGAGAATTTTCTATTGAACAGATCTTGAATTTGTCACTTCCATATGCTGAAATTGGTTATAAAGGAGAAGTATGCTTAGCCAAAGCAGAAGGAAGTGGTGGTCTTCTCAACagtagcacatgtgctgaacagCTCCTTTATGAAGTTAGAGATCCTAGCTCCTACATTACTCCTGATGTG GTTATAGACCTGAGAAATGTATGCTTCAGCTCGTTGTCAAATGATAAAGTTCTTTGCTGTGGGGCAAAGCCTTCAAGCATTCCTTTTCCTGATAAGCTTCTGCAATTGGTTCCAAAT GATTGTGGATGGAAAGGATGGGGAGAGATATCTTATGGAGGATTTGGATGCATTAGACGTGCTGAGGTTGCAGAGTTTTTG GTGAGATCATGGGTGGAGGAAGCATATCCTGGAATTAGTGATAGTATAATATCTTATATTATCGGACATGACAGCCTGAAGGCAACTAGAGCTAGTCAGAGTGTTTCGTTTGTGGAACCGGTGGATGTTAGGCTTCGCATGGATGGCTTGTTCAATTTGAAGGAGCATGCAATGTGCTTAGTTCAAGAGTTTACAGCTCTGTATACTAATGGGCCAGCTGCTGGTGGTGGTATTTG CACTGGACACAAGAGGGAAATCATTCTTCATAAGAAACTG GTTGAGCGGGAAAGTATTTTCTGGAGAACTGAGATAAAGAAATCAGAGTCCAAGCAGCCATCCAAAAAGGATGATCTGCATGATCATCCAGATCGTATGAACATTacaagagaagaaaatgaagttttgCTTCCCTCGAACAACTCTATCACTGATCCAATGTCCTCTGCACCAGCTGAGCCTACTCAACCCAACAAGAAAATCCCTCTGTATAAACTCGCCCATAGCAGGGCTGGTGACAAAGGAAATGACTTGAACTTCTCAATCATCCCTCACCTTCCCAATGATATCGACAAGCTTAAACAGTTATTAACTGCAGATTGGGTCAAGCATGTGGTTTCATCCCTCCTCGACATTTCATCCTTTCCCAACAGCAAAGCAATTGAGCAGAGGAACAAGCAGATGGAACAGGTAAACGTAGAAATTTATGAAGTCCCTGGTATCCATTCTCTCAATATTGTAGTGCGGAATATACTTGATGGAGGTGTGAACTGTTCACGAAGGATAGACCGGCATGGGAAGACCATTTCCGATCTCATATTGTGTCAGGAAGTCAGCTGGCCTCCATTGACATCTGAAGATGTATAG
- the LOC121997960 gene encoding uncharacterized protein LOC121997960 isoform X6, with translation MEAKENGEKVSCEYKLRENPLRRKEKVFVGCGAGFGGDRPQAALKLLRTVKELDYLVLECLAERTLAERYQLMMSGGKGYDTRISDWMSMLLPLAVERGTCIITNMGAVDPLGAQQVVLDLTTKLGFDITIAAVYEIFKETSGVSTYMGAAPIVECLERYKPHVVITSRVADAALFLAPMVYELGWNWNDFSELAQGALAGHLLECGCQLTGGYFMHPAGDKNREFSIEQILNLSLPYAEIGYKGEVCLAKAEGSGGLLNSSTCAEQLLYEVRDPSSYITPDVVIDLRNVCFSSLSNDKVLCCGAKPSSIPFPDKLLQLVPNDCGWKGWGEISYGGFGCIRRAEVAEFLVRSWVEEAYPGISDSIISYIIGHDSLKATRASQSVSFVEPVDVRLRMDGLFNLKEHAMCLVQEFTALYTNGPAAGGGICTGHKREIILHKKLVERESIFWRTEIKKSESKQPSKKDDLHDHPDRMNITREENEVLLPSNNSITDPMSSAPAEPTQPNKKIPLYKLAHSRAGDKGNDLNFSIIPHLPNDIDKLKQLLTADWVKHVVSSLLDISSFPNSKAIEQRNKQMEQVNVEIYEVPGIHSLNIVVRNILDGGVNCSRRIDRHGKTISDLILCQEVSWPPLTSEDV, from the exons ATGGAAGCGAAGGAGAACGGTGAAAAAGTCAGCTGCGAGTATAAATTG AGGGAAAATCCTTTGAGGAGGAAAGAGAAGGTTTTTGTTGGTTGTGGGGCGGGTTTTGGTGGAGATAGACCGCAGGCAGCACTCAAATTGCTCCGAACTGTTAAAGAACTTGATTATCTTGTGCTTGAATGTTTGGCTGAAAGAACACTTGCCGAGCGATATCAACTTATGATGTCTGGAGGAAAAGGTTACGACACTCGAA TATCGGATTGGATGTCAATGCTTCTACCTTTGGCTGTAGAAAGAGGAACTTGTATAATAACTAACATGGGTGCAG TGGATCCTCTTGGCGCACAACAAGTGGTGCTTGACCTTACAACAAAACTTGGATTTGATATAACTATTGCAGCTGTTTATGAAATTTTTAAGGAGACATCAG GCGTAAGCACTTACATGGGAGCCGCTCCAATAGTTGAATGTCTTGAGAGGTACAAGCCCCATGTTGTCATTACTTCGAGGGTTGCTGATGCTGCACTATTCTTAGCTCCAATG GTCTATGAACTAGGATGGAATTGGAACGATTTCAGTGAGCTAGCACAGGGGGCTCTGGCTGGCCATCTTCTTGAGTGTGGTTGTCAACTCACAGGTGGATATTTTATGCATCCAG CAGGAGACAAGAATCGAGAATTTTCTATTGAACAGATCTTGAATTTGTCACTTCCATATGCTGAAATTGGTTATAAAGGAGAAGTATGCTTAGCCAAAGCAGAAGGAAGTGGTGGTCTTCTCAACagtagcacatgtgctgaacagCTCCTTTATGAAGTTAGAGATCCTAGCTCCTACATTACTCCTGATGTG GTTATAGACCTGAGAAATGTATGCTTCAGCTCGTTGTCAAATGATAAAGTTCTTTGCTGTGGGGCAAAGCCTTCAAGCATTCCTTTTCCTGATAAGCTTCTGCAATTGGTTCCAAAT GATTGTGGATGGAAAGGATGGGGAGAGATATCTTATGGAGGATTTGGATGCATTAGACGTGCTGAGGTTGCAGAGTTTTTG GTGAGATCATGGGTGGAGGAAGCATATCCTGGAATTAGTGATAGTATAATATCTTATATTATCGGACATGACAGCCTGAAGGCAACTAGAGCTAGTCAGAGTGTTTCGTTTGTGGAACCGGTGGATGTTAGGCTTCGCATGGATGGCTTGTTCAATTTGAAGGAGCATGCAATGTGCTTAGTTCAAGAGTTTACAGCTCTGTATACTAATGGGCCAGCTGCTGGTGGTGGTATTTG CACTGGACACAAGAGGGAAATCATTCTTCATAAGAAACTG GTTGAGCGGGAAAGTATTTTCTGGAGAACTGAGATAAAGAAATCAGAGTCCAAGCAGCCATCCAAAAAGGATGATCTGCATGATCATCCAGATCGTATGAACATTacaagagaagaaaatgaagttttgCTTCCCTCGAACAACTCTATCACTGATCCAATGTCCTCTGCACCAGCTGAGCCTACTCAACCCAACAAGAAAATCCCTCTGTATAAACTCGCCCATAGCAGGGCTGGTGACAAAGGAAATGACTTGAACTTCTCAATCATCCCTCACCTTCCCAATGATATCGACAAGCTTAAACAGTTATTAACTGCAGATTGGGTCAAGCATGTGGTTTCATCCCTCCTCGACATTTCATCCTTTCCCAACAGCAAAGCAATTGAGCAGAGGAACAAGCAGATGGAACAGGTAAACGTAGAAATTTATGAAGTCCCTGGTATCCATTCTCTCAATATTGTAGTGCGGAATATACTTGATGGAGGTGTGAACTGTTCACGAAGGATAGACCGGCATGGGAAGACCATTTCCGATCTCATATTGTGTCAGGAAGTCAGCTGGCCTCCATTGACATCTGAAGATGTATAG
- the LOC121997960 gene encoding uncharacterized protein LOC121997960 isoform X4 encodes MEAKENGEKVSCEYKLRENPLRRKEKVFVGCGAGFGGDRPQAALKLLRTVKELDYLVLECLAERTLAERYQLMMSGGKGYDTRISDWMSMLLPLAVERGTCIITNMGAVDPLGAQQVVLDLTTKLGFDITIAAVYEIFKETSGQAMRDELEKLYFNDKSFLHVKGVSTYMGAAPIVECLERYKPHVVITSRVADAALFLAPMVYELGWNWNDFSELAQGALAGHLLECGCQLTGGYFMHPAGDKNREFSIEQILNLSLPYAEIGYKGEVCLAKAEGSGGLLNSSTCAEQLLYEVRDPSSYITPDVVIDLRNVCFSSLSNDKVLCCGAKPSSIPFPDKLLQLVPNDCGWKGWGEISYGGFGCIRRAEVAEFLVRSWVEEAYPGISDSIISYIIGHDSLKATRASQSVSFVEPVDVRLRMDGLFNLKEHAMCLVQEFTALYTNGPAAGGGICTGHKREIILHKKLVERESIFWRTEIKKSESKQPSKKDDLHDHPDRMNITREENEVLLPSNNSITDPMSSAPAEPTQPNKKIPLYKLAHSRAGDKGNDLNFSIIPHLPNDIDKLKQLLTADWVKHVVSSLLDISSFPNSKAIEQRNKQMEQVNVEIYEVPGIHSLNIVVRNILDGGVNCSRRIDRHGKTISDLILCQEVSWPPLTSEDV; translated from the exons ATGGAAGCGAAGGAGAACGGTGAAAAAGTCAGCTGCGAGTATAAATTG AGGGAAAATCCTTTGAGGAGGAAAGAGAAGGTTTTTGTTGGTTGTGGGGCGGGTTTTGGTGGAGATAGACCGCAGGCAGCACTCAAATTGCTCCGAACTGTTAAAGAACTTGATTATCTTGTGCTTGAATGTTTGGCTGAAAGAACACTTGCCGAGCGATATCAACTTATGATGTCTGGAGGAAAAGGTTACGACACTCGAA TATCGGATTGGATGTCAATGCTTCTACCTTTGGCTGTAGAAAGAGGAACTTGTATAATAACTAACATGGGTGCAG TGGATCCTCTTGGCGCACAACAAGTGGTGCTTGACCTTACAACAAAACTTGGATTTGATATAACTATTGCAGCTGTTTATGAAATTTTTAAGGAGACATCAG GGCAGGCTATGAGAGATGAATTGGAAAAATTATACTTTAATGACAAATCG TTTTTACATGTGAAAGGCGTAAGCACTTACATGGGAGCCGCTCCAATAGTTGAATGTCTTGAGAGGTACAAGCCCCATGTTGTCATTACTTCGAGGGTTGCTGATGCTGCACTATTCTTAGCTCCAATG GTCTATGAACTAGGATGGAATTGGAACGATTTCAGTGAGCTAGCACAGGGGGCTCTGGCTGGCCATCTTCTTGAGTGTGGTTGTCAACTCACAGGTGGATATTTTATGCATCCAG CAGGAGACAAGAATCGAGAATTTTCTATTGAACAGATCTTGAATTTGTCACTTCCATATGCTGAAATTGGTTATAAAGGAGAAGTATGCTTAGCCAAAGCAGAAGGAAGTGGTGGTCTTCTCAACagtagcacatgtgctgaacagCTCCTTTATGAAGTTAGAGATCCTAGCTCCTACATTACTCCTGATGTG GTTATAGACCTGAGAAATGTATGCTTCAGCTCGTTGTCAAATGATAAAGTTCTTTGCTGTGGGGCAAAGCCTTCAAGCATTCCTTTTCCTGATAAGCTTCTGCAATTGGTTCCAAAT GATTGTGGATGGAAAGGATGGGGAGAGATATCTTATGGAGGATTTGGATGCATTAGACGTGCTGAGGTTGCAGAGTTTTTG GTGAGATCATGGGTGGAGGAAGCATATCCTGGAATTAGTGATAGTATAATATCTTATATTATCGGACATGACAGCCTGAAGGCAACTAGAGCTAGTCAGAGTGTTTCGTTTGTGGAACCGGTGGATGTTAGGCTTCGCATGGATGGCTTGTTCAATTTGAAGGAGCATGCAATGTGCTTAGTTCAAGAGTTTACAGCTCTGTATACTAATGGGCCAGCTGCTGGTGGTGGTATTTG CACTGGACACAAGAGGGAAATCATTCTTCATAAGAAACTG GTTGAGCGGGAAAGTATTTTCTGGAGAACTGAGATAAAGAAATCAGAGTCCAAGCAGCCATCCAAAAAGGATGATCTGCATGATCATCCAGATCGTATGAACATTacaagagaagaaaatgaagttttgCTTCCCTCGAACAACTCTATCACTGATCCAATGTCCTCTGCACCAGCTGAGCCTACTCAACCCAACAAGAAAATCCCTCTGTATAAACTCGCCCATAGCAGGGCTGGTGACAAAGGAAATGACTTGAACTTCTCAATCATCCCTCACCTTCCCAATGATATCGACAAGCTTAAACAGTTATTAACTGCAGATTGGGTCAAGCATGTGGTTTCATCCCTCCTCGACATTTCATCCTTTCCCAACAGCAAAGCAATTGAGCAGAGGAACAAGCAGATGGAACAGGTAAACGTAGAAATTTATGAAGTCCCTGGTATCCATTCTCTCAATATTGTAGTGCGGAATATACTTGATGGAGGTGTGAACTGTTCACGAAGGATAGACCGGCATGGGAAGACCATTTCCGATCTCATATTGTGTCAGGAAGTCAGCTGGCCTCCATTGACATCTGAAGATGTATAG
- the LOC121997960 gene encoding uncharacterized protein LOC121997960 isoform X2: MEAKENGEKVSCEYKLRENPLRRKEKVFVGCGAGFGGDRPQAALKLLRTVKELDYLVLECLAERTLAERYQLMMSGGKGYDTRISDWMSMLLPLAVERGTCIITNMGAVDPLGAQQVVLDLTTKLGFDITIAAVYEIFKETSGFPVLSQKLYPLYATGQAMRDELEKLYFNDKSFLHVKGVSTYMGAAPIVECLERYKPHVVITSRVADAALFLAPMVYELGWNWNDFSELAQGALAGHLLECGCQLTGGYFMHPGDKNREFSIEQILNLSLPYAEIGYKGEVCLAKAEGSGGLLNSSTCAEQLLYEVRDPSSYITPDVVIDLRNVCFSSLSNDKVLCCGAKPSSIPFPDKLLQLVPNDCGWKGWGEISYGGFGCIRRAEVAEFLVRSWVEEAYPGISDSIISYIIGHDSLKATRASQSVSFVEPVDVRLRMDGLFNLKEHAMCLVQEFTALYTNGPAAGGGICTGHKREIILHKKLVERESIFWRTEIKKSESKQPSKKDDLHDHPDRMNITREENEVLLPSNNSITDPMSSAPAEPTQPNKKIPLYKLAHSRAGDKGNDLNFSIIPHLPNDIDKLKQLLTADWVKHVVSSLLDISSFPNSKAIEQRNKQMEQVNVEIYEVPGIHSLNIVVRNILDGGVNCSRRIDRHGKTISDLILCQEVSWPPLTSEDV, encoded by the exons ATGGAAGCGAAGGAGAACGGTGAAAAAGTCAGCTGCGAGTATAAATTG AGGGAAAATCCTTTGAGGAGGAAAGAGAAGGTTTTTGTTGGTTGTGGGGCGGGTTTTGGTGGAGATAGACCGCAGGCAGCACTCAAATTGCTCCGAACTGTTAAAGAACTTGATTATCTTGTGCTTGAATGTTTGGCTGAAAGAACACTTGCCGAGCGATATCAACTTATGATGTCTGGAGGAAAAGGTTACGACACTCGAA TATCGGATTGGATGTCAATGCTTCTACCTTTGGCTGTAGAAAGAGGAACTTGTATAATAACTAACATGGGTGCAG TGGATCCTCTTGGCGCACAACAAGTGGTGCTTGACCTTACAACAAAACTTGGATTTGATATAACTATTGCAGCTGTTTATGAAATTTTTAAGGAGACATCAG GATTCCCCGTACTATCTCAGAAACTTTATCCGCTATATGCAACAGGGCAGGCTATGAGAGATGAATTGGAAAAATTATACTTTAATGACAAATCG TTTTTACATGTGAAAGGCGTAAGCACTTACATGGGAGCCGCTCCAATAGTTGAATGTCTTGAGAGGTACAAGCCCCATGTTGTCATTACTTCGAGGGTTGCTGATGCTGCACTATTCTTAGCTCCAATG GTCTATGAACTAGGATGGAATTGGAACGATTTCAGTGAGCTAGCACAGGGGGCTCTGGCTGGCCATCTTCTTGAGTGTGGTTGTCAACTCACAGGTGGATATTTTATGCATCCAG GAGACAAGAATCGAGAATTTTCTATTGAACAGATCTTGAATTTGTCACTTCCATATGCTGAAATTGGTTATAAAGGAGAAGTATGCTTAGCCAAAGCAGAAGGAAGTGGTGGTCTTCTCAACagtagcacatgtgctgaacagCTCCTTTATGAAGTTAGAGATCCTAGCTCCTACATTACTCCTGATGTG GTTATAGACCTGAGAAATGTATGCTTCAGCTCGTTGTCAAATGATAAAGTTCTTTGCTGTGGGGCAAAGCCTTCAAGCATTCCTTTTCCTGATAAGCTTCTGCAATTGGTTCCAAAT GATTGTGGATGGAAAGGATGGGGAGAGATATCTTATGGAGGATTTGGATGCATTAGACGTGCTGAGGTTGCAGAGTTTTTG GTGAGATCATGGGTGGAGGAAGCATATCCTGGAATTAGTGATAGTATAATATCTTATATTATCGGACATGACAGCCTGAAGGCAACTAGAGCTAGTCAGAGTGTTTCGTTTGTGGAACCGGTGGATGTTAGGCTTCGCATGGATGGCTTGTTCAATTTGAAGGAGCATGCAATGTGCTTAGTTCAAGAGTTTACAGCTCTGTATACTAATGGGCCAGCTGCTGGTGGTGGTATTTG CACTGGACACAAGAGGGAAATCATTCTTCATAAGAAACTG GTTGAGCGGGAAAGTATTTTCTGGAGAACTGAGATAAAGAAATCAGAGTCCAAGCAGCCATCCAAAAAGGATGATCTGCATGATCATCCAGATCGTATGAACATTacaagagaagaaaatgaagttttgCTTCCCTCGAACAACTCTATCACTGATCCAATGTCCTCTGCACCAGCTGAGCCTACTCAACCCAACAAGAAAATCCCTCTGTATAAACTCGCCCATAGCAGGGCTGGTGACAAAGGAAATGACTTGAACTTCTCAATCATCCCTCACCTTCCCAATGATATCGACAAGCTTAAACAGTTATTAACTGCAGATTGGGTCAAGCATGTGGTTTCATCCCTCCTCGACATTTCATCCTTTCCCAACAGCAAAGCAATTGAGCAGAGGAACAAGCAGATGGAACAGGTAAACGTAGAAATTTATGAAGTCCCTGGTATCCATTCTCTCAATATTGTAGTGCGGAATATACTTGATGGAGGTGTGAACTGTTCACGAAGGATAGACCGGCATGGGAAGACCATTTCCGATCTCATATTGTGTCAGGAAGTCAGCTGGCCTCCATTGACATCTGAAGATGTATAG
- the LOC121997960 gene encoding uncharacterized protein LOC121997960 isoform X1, producing the protein MEAKENGEKVSCEYKLRENPLRRKEKVFVGCGAGFGGDRPQAALKLLRTVKELDYLVLECLAERTLAERYQLMMSGGKGYDTRISDWMSMLLPLAVERGTCIITNMGAVDPLGAQQVVLDLTTKLGFDITIAAVYEIFKETSGFPVLSQKLYPLYATGQAMRDELEKLYFNDKSFLHVKGVSTYMGAAPIVECLERYKPHVVITSRVADAALFLAPMVYELGWNWNDFSELAQGALAGHLLECGCQLTGGYFMHPAGDKNREFSIEQILNLSLPYAEIGYKGEVCLAKAEGSGGLLNSSTCAEQLLYEVRDPSSYITPDVVIDLRNVCFSSLSNDKVLCCGAKPSSIPFPDKLLQLVPNDCGWKGWGEISYGGFGCIRRAEVAEFLVRSWVEEAYPGISDSIISYIIGHDSLKATRASQSVSFVEPVDVRLRMDGLFNLKEHAMCLVQEFTALYTNGPAAGGGICTGHKREIILHKKLVERESIFWRTEIKKSESKQPSKKDDLHDHPDRMNITREENEVLLPSNNSITDPMSSAPAEPTQPNKKIPLYKLAHSRAGDKGNDLNFSIIPHLPNDIDKLKQLLTADWVKHVVSSLLDISSFPNSKAIEQRNKQMEQVNVEIYEVPGIHSLNIVVRNILDGGVNCSRRIDRHGKTISDLILCQEVSWPPLTSEDV; encoded by the exons ATGGAAGCGAAGGAGAACGGTGAAAAAGTCAGCTGCGAGTATAAATTG AGGGAAAATCCTTTGAGGAGGAAAGAGAAGGTTTTTGTTGGTTGTGGGGCGGGTTTTGGTGGAGATAGACCGCAGGCAGCACTCAAATTGCTCCGAACTGTTAAAGAACTTGATTATCTTGTGCTTGAATGTTTGGCTGAAAGAACACTTGCCGAGCGATATCAACTTATGATGTCTGGAGGAAAAGGTTACGACACTCGAA TATCGGATTGGATGTCAATGCTTCTACCTTTGGCTGTAGAAAGAGGAACTTGTATAATAACTAACATGGGTGCAG TGGATCCTCTTGGCGCACAACAAGTGGTGCTTGACCTTACAACAAAACTTGGATTTGATATAACTATTGCAGCTGTTTATGAAATTTTTAAGGAGACATCAG GATTCCCCGTACTATCTCAGAAACTTTATCCGCTATATGCAACAGGGCAGGCTATGAGAGATGAATTGGAAAAATTATACTTTAATGACAAATCG TTTTTACATGTGAAAGGCGTAAGCACTTACATGGGAGCCGCTCCAATAGTTGAATGTCTTGAGAGGTACAAGCCCCATGTTGTCATTACTTCGAGGGTTGCTGATGCTGCACTATTCTTAGCTCCAATG GTCTATGAACTAGGATGGAATTGGAACGATTTCAGTGAGCTAGCACAGGGGGCTCTGGCTGGCCATCTTCTTGAGTGTGGTTGTCAACTCACAGGTGGATATTTTATGCATCCAG CAGGAGACAAGAATCGAGAATTTTCTATTGAACAGATCTTGAATTTGTCACTTCCATATGCTGAAATTGGTTATAAAGGAGAAGTATGCTTAGCCAAAGCAGAAGGAAGTGGTGGTCTTCTCAACagtagcacatgtgctgaacagCTCCTTTATGAAGTTAGAGATCCTAGCTCCTACATTACTCCTGATGTG GTTATAGACCTGAGAAATGTATGCTTCAGCTCGTTGTCAAATGATAAAGTTCTTTGCTGTGGGGCAAAGCCTTCAAGCATTCCTTTTCCTGATAAGCTTCTGCAATTGGTTCCAAAT GATTGTGGATGGAAAGGATGGGGAGAGATATCTTATGGAGGATTTGGATGCATTAGACGTGCTGAGGTTGCAGAGTTTTTG GTGAGATCATGGGTGGAGGAAGCATATCCTGGAATTAGTGATAGTATAATATCTTATATTATCGGACATGACAGCCTGAAGGCAACTAGAGCTAGTCAGAGTGTTTCGTTTGTGGAACCGGTGGATGTTAGGCTTCGCATGGATGGCTTGTTCAATTTGAAGGAGCATGCAATGTGCTTAGTTCAAGAGTTTACAGCTCTGTATACTAATGGGCCAGCTGCTGGTGGTGGTATTTG CACTGGACACAAGAGGGAAATCATTCTTCATAAGAAACTG GTTGAGCGGGAAAGTATTTTCTGGAGAACTGAGATAAAGAAATCAGAGTCCAAGCAGCCATCCAAAAAGGATGATCTGCATGATCATCCAGATCGTATGAACATTacaagagaagaaaatgaagttttgCTTCCCTCGAACAACTCTATCACTGATCCAATGTCCTCTGCACCAGCTGAGCCTACTCAACCCAACAAGAAAATCCCTCTGTATAAACTCGCCCATAGCAGGGCTGGTGACAAAGGAAATGACTTGAACTTCTCAATCATCCCTCACCTTCCCAATGATATCGACAAGCTTAAACAGTTATTAACTGCAGATTGGGTCAAGCATGTGGTTTCATCCCTCCTCGACATTTCATCCTTTCCCAACAGCAAAGCAATTGAGCAGAGGAACAAGCAGATGGAACAGGTAAACGTAGAAATTTATGAAGTCCCTGGTATCCATTCTCTCAATATTGTAGTGCGGAATATACTTGATGGAGGTGTGAACTGTTCACGAAGGATAGACCGGCATGGGAAGACCATTTCCGATCTCATATTGTGTCAGGAAGTCAGCTGGCCTCCATTGACATCTGAAGATGTATAG